Proteins found in one Pseudopipra pipra isolate bDixPip1 chromosome 19, bDixPip1.hap1, whole genome shotgun sequence genomic segment:
- the HID1 gene encoding protein HID1 isoform X1 codes for MASHAVGSRSSFHLGPVTQGFISAGCRGEGPVEATDDAFWDQFWADTATSVQDVFALVPAAEIRAVREESPSNLATLCYKAVEKLVQGAESGCHTEKERQIVLNCCRLLTRILPYIFEDPDWRGFFWSTVPGAGRGGGDEDDENARPLAESLLLAVTDLLFCPDFTVQSHRRSTVDTAEDIHSIDSCEYIWEAGVGFAHSPQPNYIHDLNRTELLKLLLTCFSEAMYLPPSSDSSNTNPWVQFFCSTENRHALPLFTSLLNVVCAYDPVGYGIPYNHLLFSDYREPLVEEAAQVLIVTLDYDSSTSSSPTVDGTTTGTAMDDVDPPGPDNLFVNYLSRIHREEDFQFILKGVARLLSNPLVQTYLPNSAKKIQFHQELLVLFWKLCDFNKKFLFFVLKSSDVLDILVPILYFLNDARADQSRVGLMHIGVFILLLLSGERNFGVRLNKPYSVRVPMDIPVFTGTHADLLIIVFHKIITSGHQRLQPLFDCLLTIVVNVSPYLKSLSMVAANKLLHLLEAFSTTWFLFSAVQNHHLVFFLLEVFNNIIQYQFDGNSNLVYAVIRKRNVFHQLANLPTDSQSIQKGLQRKKKTPEPISRTNSQDGVSMEGSRPAAPAEPGTLKTSLVATPGIDKLTEKSQVSEDGTMRSLEPEASQLSPEGNPPAALSDGEPWSGEASHSRRDRRRLSSASSSAQWTPTPDWVMSWKSKLPLQTIMRLLQVLVPQVEKICIDKGLTDESEILKFLQHGTLVGLLPVPHPILIRKYQANSGTAMWFRTYMWGVIYLRNVDPPIWYDTDVKLFEIQRV; via the exons ATGGCCAGCCATGCTGTTGGCAGCAGAAGCAGTTTCCACCTGGGACCTGTGACACAAGGCTTTATTTCTGcaggctgcagaggagaagga cctgtggaggccACAGATGATGCCTTTTGGGACCAGTTCTGGGCAGACACAGCCACTTCAGTGCAGGATGTCTTTGCCCTTGTACCAGCTGCAGAGATCCGAGCGGTGAGAGAAGAGTCGCCTTCCAACTTGGCAACTTTGTGCTATAAG gCCGTGGAGAAGCTggtgcagggagcagagagcGGCTGCCACACGGAGAAGGAGAGACAAATCGTTCTGAACTGCTGCCGACTCCTCACCCGTATCCTGCCTTACATCTTTGAGGACCCAGACTGGAGAGGCTTCTTCTGGTCAACTGTCCCTGGGGCTGGCCGAGGAGGG ggagatgaagatgatgaaaatgCTCGGCCACTGGCTGAGTCATTGCTCCTTGCTGTCACTGATCTGCTCTTCTGCCCCGACTTCACTGTGCAGAGCCACCGGAGGAGCACGGTG GACACGGCAGAAGATATCCACTCCATTGACAGCTGTGAGTACATCTGGGAGGCAGGAGTGGGCTTTGCCCACTCTCCACAGCCTAACTACATCCATGACTTGAATAG gacagagctgctgaagctgctgctgaccTGTTTCTCCGAGGCCATGTACCTGCCTCCCTCCTCAGACagcagcaacaccaacccctgGGTACAGTTTTTCTGCTCTACGGAAAACAG ACATGCACTCCCACTCTTCACCTCTCTCCTGAACGTCGTCTGTGCCTACGACCCGGTGGGTTACGGGATTCCCTACAACCACCTGCTCTTCTCTGACTACCGCGAGCCTCTGGTGGAGGAGGCGGCCCAGGTGCTGATTGTCACTTTGGACTATGACAGCTCCACCAGTTCAAGTCCCACCGTGGATGGCACGACCACTGGCACAGCCATGGATGATGTGGAT CCTCCTGGACCAGACAATCTGTTTGTGAATTACCTCTCAAGGATACACCGAGAGGAG GATTTCCAGTTCATCCTGAAAGGAGTGGCTCGCTTGTTATCAAACCCGCTGGTCCAGACCTACCTGCCAAACTCTGCCAAGAAGATCCAATTCCATCAGGAACTCCTCGTCCTCTTCTGGAAACTCTGTGACTTCAACAAG AAATTCCTATTCTTTGTGCTGAAGAGTAGTGATGTTCTGGACATTCTTGTCCCAATCTTGTACTTTCTCAATGATGCCAGAGCAGACCAGT cacGAGTGGGCTTGATGCACATTGGGGTCTTTATCCTGCTGCTTCTCAGTGGGGAGCGTAACTTTGGGGTTCGCCTGAACAAGCCGTATTCTGTCCGAGTGCCTATGGATATCCCTGTCTTCACAGGGACACATGCAGATCTGCTCATCATA GTCTTTCACAAGATCATCACGAGCGGGCACCAGCGGCTGCAGCCTCTCTTCGACTGCCTGCTCACCATTGTAGTGAACG TGTCTCCATACCTGAAGTCTCTCTCCATGGTGGCTGCTAACAAGTTACTGCATCTCCTGGAGGCTTTTTCCACCACCTGGTTCCTGTTCTCTGCTGTCCAGAACCACCACCTCGTTTTCTTCTTGCTGGAAGTTTTCAACAACATCATTCAGTACCAGTTTGATG GGAACTCCAATCTGGTCTATGCTGTTATCCGCAAGCGGAATGTGTTTCACCAGCTGGCCAACTTGCCCACGGACTCCCAGTCCATCCAGAAGGGGCTGCAGCGCAAGAAGAAAACCCCTGAGCCCATTTCTCGCACCAACTCCCAGGATGGGGTCTCCATGGAAGGGTCACgtcctgctgcccctgctgAACCAGGGACACTGAAGACCAGTCTGGTGGCTACTCCAG GAATTGACAAGCTCACAGAGAAGTCTCAGGTGTCAGAGGACGGGACCATGCGTTCCCTGGAGCCCGAGGCTTCCCAGCTCTCTCCAGAGGGAAACCCACCCGCAGCCCTGAGCGATGGGGAGCCCTGGAGCGGG GAGGCATCACACTCCCGGCGGGATCGAAGGCGTCTCTCTAGTGCATCCTCCAGTGCACAGTGGACTCCAACTCCTGACTGG GTGATGTCTTGGAAGTCAAAGCTTCCCCTGCAGACAATCATGCGGCTCTTACAGGTGCTGGTCCCTCAGGTGGAGAAGATCTGCATTGACAA GGGTCTCACGGATGAGTCGGAGATCCTCAAGTTCCTGCAGCACGGCACCCTGGTGGGACTGCTGCCGGTGCCTCACCCCATCCTCATCCGCAAGTACCAGGCCAACTCAGGCACTGCCATGTGGTTCCGCACCTACATGTGGGGAGTTATTTATTTGAG gAATGTGGATCCCCCAATCTGGTATGACACAGATGTGAAGCTGTTTGAAATTCAACGGGTCTAA
- the HID1 gene encoding protein HID1 isoform X3 produces the protein MDSAAGLHHRKPVEATDDAFWDQFWADTATSVQDVFALVPAAEIRAVREESPSNLATLCYKAVEKLVQGAESGCHTEKERQIVLNCCRLLTRILPYIFEDPDWRGFFWSTVPGAGRGGGDEDDENARPLAESLLLAVTDLLFCPDFTVQSHRRSTVDTAEDIHSIDSCEYIWEAGVGFAHSPQPNYIHDLNRTELLKLLLTCFSEAMYLPPSSDSSNTNPWVQFFCSTENRHALPLFTSLLNVVCAYDPVGYGIPYNHLLFSDYREPLVEEAAQVLIVTLDYDSSTSSSPTVDGTTTGTAMDDVDPPGPDNLFVNYLSRIHREEDFQFILKGVARLLSNPLVQTYLPNSAKKIQFHQELLVLFWKLCDFNKKFLFFVLKSSDVLDILVPILYFLNDARADQSRVGLMHIGVFILLLLSGERNFGVRLNKPYSVRVPMDIPVFTGTHADLLIIVFHKIITSGHQRLQPLFDCLLTIVVNVSPYLKSLSMVAANKLLHLLEAFSTTWFLFSAVQNHHLVFFLLEVFNNIIQYQFDGNSNLVYAVIRKRNVFHQLANLPTDSQSIQKGLQRKKKTPEPISRTNSQDGVSMEGSRPAAPAEPGTLKTSLVATPGIDKLTEKSQVSEDGTMRSLEPEASQLSPEGNPPAALSDGEPWSGEASHSRRDRRRLSSASSSAQWTPTPDWVMSWKSKLPLQTIMRLLQVLVPQVEKICIDKGLTDESEILKFLQHGTLVGLLPVPHPILIRKYQANSGTAMWFRTYMWGVIYLRNVDPPIWYDTDVKLFEIQRV, from the exons ATGGATTCAGCTGCAGGTTTACATCACCGCAAG cctgtggaggccACAGATGATGCCTTTTGGGACCAGTTCTGGGCAGACACAGCCACTTCAGTGCAGGATGTCTTTGCCCTTGTACCAGCTGCAGAGATCCGAGCGGTGAGAGAAGAGTCGCCTTCCAACTTGGCAACTTTGTGCTATAAG gCCGTGGAGAAGCTggtgcagggagcagagagcGGCTGCCACACGGAGAAGGAGAGACAAATCGTTCTGAACTGCTGCCGACTCCTCACCCGTATCCTGCCTTACATCTTTGAGGACCCAGACTGGAGAGGCTTCTTCTGGTCAACTGTCCCTGGGGCTGGCCGAGGAGGG ggagatgaagatgatgaaaatgCTCGGCCACTGGCTGAGTCATTGCTCCTTGCTGTCACTGATCTGCTCTTCTGCCCCGACTTCACTGTGCAGAGCCACCGGAGGAGCACGGTG GACACGGCAGAAGATATCCACTCCATTGACAGCTGTGAGTACATCTGGGAGGCAGGAGTGGGCTTTGCCCACTCTCCACAGCCTAACTACATCCATGACTTGAATAG gacagagctgctgaagctgctgctgaccTGTTTCTCCGAGGCCATGTACCTGCCTCCCTCCTCAGACagcagcaacaccaacccctgGGTACAGTTTTTCTGCTCTACGGAAAACAG ACATGCACTCCCACTCTTCACCTCTCTCCTGAACGTCGTCTGTGCCTACGACCCGGTGGGTTACGGGATTCCCTACAACCACCTGCTCTTCTCTGACTACCGCGAGCCTCTGGTGGAGGAGGCGGCCCAGGTGCTGATTGTCACTTTGGACTATGACAGCTCCACCAGTTCAAGTCCCACCGTGGATGGCACGACCACTGGCACAGCCATGGATGATGTGGAT CCTCCTGGACCAGACAATCTGTTTGTGAATTACCTCTCAAGGATACACCGAGAGGAG GATTTCCAGTTCATCCTGAAAGGAGTGGCTCGCTTGTTATCAAACCCGCTGGTCCAGACCTACCTGCCAAACTCTGCCAAGAAGATCCAATTCCATCAGGAACTCCTCGTCCTCTTCTGGAAACTCTGTGACTTCAACAAG AAATTCCTATTCTTTGTGCTGAAGAGTAGTGATGTTCTGGACATTCTTGTCCCAATCTTGTACTTTCTCAATGATGCCAGAGCAGACCAGT cacGAGTGGGCTTGATGCACATTGGGGTCTTTATCCTGCTGCTTCTCAGTGGGGAGCGTAACTTTGGGGTTCGCCTGAACAAGCCGTATTCTGTCCGAGTGCCTATGGATATCCCTGTCTTCACAGGGACACATGCAGATCTGCTCATCATA GTCTTTCACAAGATCATCACGAGCGGGCACCAGCGGCTGCAGCCTCTCTTCGACTGCCTGCTCACCATTGTAGTGAACG TGTCTCCATACCTGAAGTCTCTCTCCATGGTGGCTGCTAACAAGTTACTGCATCTCCTGGAGGCTTTTTCCACCACCTGGTTCCTGTTCTCTGCTGTCCAGAACCACCACCTCGTTTTCTTCTTGCTGGAAGTTTTCAACAACATCATTCAGTACCAGTTTGATG GGAACTCCAATCTGGTCTATGCTGTTATCCGCAAGCGGAATGTGTTTCACCAGCTGGCCAACTTGCCCACGGACTCCCAGTCCATCCAGAAGGGGCTGCAGCGCAAGAAGAAAACCCCTGAGCCCATTTCTCGCACCAACTCCCAGGATGGGGTCTCCATGGAAGGGTCACgtcctgctgcccctgctgAACCAGGGACACTGAAGACCAGTCTGGTGGCTACTCCAG GAATTGACAAGCTCACAGAGAAGTCTCAGGTGTCAGAGGACGGGACCATGCGTTCCCTGGAGCCCGAGGCTTCCCAGCTCTCTCCAGAGGGAAACCCACCCGCAGCCCTGAGCGATGGGGAGCCCTGGAGCGGG GAGGCATCACACTCCCGGCGGGATCGAAGGCGTCTCTCTAGTGCATCCTCCAGTGCACAGTGGACTCCAACTCCTGACTGG GTGATGTCTTGGAAGTCAAAGCTTCCCCTGCAGACAATCATGCGGCTCTTACAGGTGCTGGTCCCTCAGGTGGAGAAGATCTGCATTGACAA GGGTCTCACGGATGAGTCGGAGATCCTCAAGTTCCTGCAGCACGGCACCCTGGTGGGACTGCTGCCGGTGCCTCACCCCATCCTCATCCGCAAGTACCAGGCCAACTCAGGCACTGCCATGTGGTTCCGCACCTACATGTGGGGAGTTATTTATTTGAG gAATGTGGATCCCCCAATCTGGTATGACACAGATGTGAAGCTGTTTGAAATTCAACGGGTCTAA
- the HID1 gene encoding protein HID1 isoform X2, which translates to MGSADSKLNFRKAVIQLTTKTQPVEATDDAFWDQFWADTATSVQDVFALVPAAEIRAVREESPSNLATLCYKAVEKLVQGAESGCHTEKERQIVLNCCRLLTRILPYIFEDPDWRGFFWSTVPGAGRGGGDEDDENARPLAESLLLAVTDLLFCPDFTVQSHRRSTVDTAEDIHSIDSCEYIWEAGVGFAHSPQPNYIHDLNRTELLKLLLTCFSEAMYLPPSSDSSNTNPWVQFFCSTENRHALPLFTSLLNVVCAYDPVGYGIPYNHLLFSDYREPLVEEAAQVLIVTLDYDSSTSSSPTVDGTTTGTAMDDVDPPGPDNLFVNYLSRIHREEDFQFILKGVARLLSNPLVQTYLPNSAKKIQFHQELLVLFWKLCDFNKKFLFFVLKSSDVLDILVPILYFLNDARADQSRVGLMHIGVFILLLLSGERNFGVRLNKPYSVRVPMDIPVFTGTHADLLIIVFHKIITSGHQRLQPLFDCLLTIVVNVSPYLKSLSMVAANKLLHLLEAFSTTWFLFSAVQNHHLVFFLLEVFNNIIQYQFDGNSNLVYAVIRKRNVFHQLANLPTDSQSIQKGLQRKKKTPEPISRTNSQDGVSMEGSRPAAPAEPGTLKTSLVATPGIDKLTEKSQVSEDGTMRSLEPEASQLSPEGNPPAALSDGEPWSGEASHSRRDRRRLSSASSSAQWTPTPDWVMSWKSKLPLQTIMRLLQVLVPQVEKICIDKGLTDESEILKFLQHGTLVGLLPVPHPILIRKYQANSGTAMWFRTYMWGVIYLRNVDPPIWYDTDVKLFEIQRV; encoded by the exons ATGGGCAGCGCCGACTCCAAGCTCAACTTCAGGAAGGCGGTGATCCAGCTCACCACCAAGACCCAG cctgtggaggccACAGATGATGCCTTTTGGGACCAGTTCTGGGCAGACACAGCCACTTCAGTGCAGGATGTCTTTGCCCTTGTACCAGCTGCAGAGATCCGAGCGGTGAGAGAAGAGTCGCCTTCCAACTTGGCAACTTTGTGCTATAAG gCCGTGGAGAAGCTggtgcagggagcagagagcGGCTGCCACACGGAGAAGGAGAGACAAATCGTTCTGAACTGCTGCCGACTCCTCACCCGTATCCTGCCTTACATCTTTGAGGACCCAGACTGGAGAGGCTTCTTCTGGTCAACTGTCCCTGGGGCTGGCCGAGGAGGG ggagatgaagatgatgaaaatgCTCGGCCACTGGCTGAGTCATTGCTCCTTGCTGTCACTGATCTGCTCTTCTGCCCCGACTTCACTGTGCAGAGCCACCGGAGGAGCACGGTG GACACGGCAGAAGATATCCACTCCATTGACAGCTGTGAGTACATCTGGGAGGCAGGAGTGGGCTTTGCCCACTCTCCACAGCCTAACTACATCCATGACTTGAATAG gacagagctgctgaagctgctgctgaccTGTTTCTCCGAGGCCATGTACCTGCCTCCCTCCTCAGACagcagcaacaccaacccctgGGTACAGTTTTTCTGCTCTACGGAAAACAG ACATGCACTCCCACTCTTCACCTCTCTCCTGAACGTCGTCTGTGCCTACGACCCGGTGGGTTACGGGATTCCCTACAACCACCTGCTCTTCTCTGACTACCGCGAGCCTCTGGTGGAGGAGGCGGCCCAGGTGCTGATTGTCACTTTGGACTATGACAGCTCCACCAGTTCAAGTCCCACCGTGGATGGCACGACCACTGGCACAGCCATGGATGATGTGGAT CCTCCTGGACCAGACAATCTGTTTGTGAATTACCTCTCAAGGATACACCGAGAGGAG GATTTCCAGTTCATCCTGAAAGGAGTGGCTCGCTTGTTATCAAACCCGCTGGTCCAGACCTACCTGCCAAACTCTGCCAAGAAGATCCAATTCCATCAGGAACTCCTCGTCCTCTTCTGGAAACTCTGTGACTTCAACAAG AAATTCCTATTCTTTGTGCTGAAGAGTAGTGATGTTCTGGACATTCTTGTCCCAATCTTGTACTTTCTCAATGATGCCAGAGCAGACCAGT cacGAGTGGGCTTGATGCACATTGGGGTCTTTATCCTGCTGCTTCTCAGTGGGGAGCGTAACTTTGGGGTTCGCCTGAACAAGCCGTATTCTGTCCGAGTGCCTATGGATATCCCTGTCTTCACAGGGACACATGCAGATCTGCTCATCATA GTCTTTCACAAGATCATCACGAGCGGGCACCAGCGGCTGCAGCCTCTCTTCGACTGCCTGCTCACCATTGTAGTGAACG TGTCTCCATACCTGAAGTCTCTCTCCATGGTGGCTGCTAACAAGTTACTGCATCTCCTGGAGGCTTTTTCCACCACCTGGTTCCTGTTCTCTGCTGTCCAGAACCACCACCTCGTTTTCTTCTTGCTGGAAGTTTTCAACAACATCATTCAGTACCAGTTTGATG GGAACTCCAATCTGGTCTATGCTGTTATCCGCAAGCGGAATGTGTTTCACCAGCTGGCCAACTTGCCCACGGACTCCCAGTCCATCCAGAAGGGGCTGCAGCGCAAGAAGAAAACCCCTGAGCCCATTTCTCGCACCAACTCCCAGGATGGGGTCTCCATGGAAGGGTCACgtcctgctgcccctgctgAACCAGGGACACTGAAGACCAGTCTGGTGGCTACTCCAG GAATTGACAAGCTCACAGAGAAGTCTCAGGTGTCAGAGGACGGGACCATGCGTTCCCTGGAGCCCGAGGCTTCCCAGCTCTCTCCAGAGGGAAACCCACCCGCAGCCCTGAGCGATGGGGAGCCCTGGAGCGGG GAGGCATCACACTCCCGGCGGGATCGAAGGCGTCTCTCTAGTGCATCCTCCAGTGCACAGTGGACTCCAACTCCTGACTGG GTGATGTCTTGGAAGTCAAAGCTTCCCCTGCAGACAATCATGCGGCTCTTACAGGTGCTGGTCCCTCAGGTGGAGAAGATCTGCATTGACAA GGGTCTCACGGATGAGTCGGAGATCCTCAAGTTCCTGCAGCACGGCACCCTGGTGGGACTGCTGCCGGTGCCTCACCCCATCCTCATCCGCAAGTACCAGGCCAACTCAGGCACTGCCATGTGGTTCCGCACCTACATGTGGGGAGTTATTTATTTGAG gAATGTGGATCCCCCAATCTGGTATGACACAGATGTGAAGCTGTTTGAAATTCAACGGGTCTAA